In Rosa chinensis cultivar Old Blush unplaced genomic scaffold, RchiOBHm-V2 RchiOBHmChr0c16, whole genome shotgun sequence, one DNA window encodes the following:
- the LOC112181257 gene encoding LOW QUALITY PROTEIN: UDP-galactose/UDP-glucose transporter 2-like (The sequence of the model RefSeq protein was modified relative to this genomic sequence to represent the inferred CDS: inserted 1 base in 1 codon) — protein MKNEEQARFLFGISLSDRPKWQQFLLCSSGFFFGYLVNGVCEEYVYNRLQFSYGWYFTFVQGFMYLFLXYLQGFTTKQMVNPWKTYVKLSAVLMGSHGLTKGSLAFLNYPAQLMFKSTKVLPVMIMGAFIPGLRRKYPPHEYVSAILLVVGLILFTLADAQTSPNFSVIGVVMVSGALVMDSFLGNLQEAIFTMNPETTQMEMLFCSTVVGLPFLVPPMILTGELFKAWSSCSQHPYVYGVLVFEAMATFIGQVSVLSLNYLS, from the exons ATGAAGAACGAAGAACAAGCTCGGTTTCTGTTTGGGATTTCGCTCTCTGATAGACCCAAATGGCAGCAATTCCTGCTTTGCTCTTCTGGGTTCTTCTTTGGTTATCTGGTTAATGGTGTCTGTGAG GAATACGTGTATAACAGGCTACAATTCAG TTATGGGTGGTACTTCACATTTGTGCAAGGATTTATGTATCTATTTC ATTATCTTCAAGGCTTTACCACCAAGCAAATGGTAAACCCATGGAAGACTTATGTGAAGCTATCTGCTGTGCTTATGGGCTCTCATGGACTTACCAAAGGCTCCTTGGCTTTTCTCAACTACCCTGCACAGCTAATGTTCAAATCAACAAAG GTTTTGCCTGTGATGATAATGGGAGCCTTCATACCAGGTTTGAGGCGGAAGTACCCACCTCATGAGTACGTTTCTGCAATCCTTCTGGTGGTGGGTCTGATCCTATTCACCTTAGCGGATGCACAAACGTCTCCCAACTTCAGCGTGATTGGTGTGGTGATGGTATCGGGTGCTCTAGTCATGGATTCGTTTTTGGGTAATTTGCAAGAAGCAATATTTACCATGAATCCTGAAACCACACAG ATGGAGATGTTGTTTTGCTCTACAGTAGTTGGTCTACCTTTCTTGGTGCCACCAATGATTTTGACAGGAGAATTATTCAAAGCGTGGAGTTCATGTTCTCAG CATCCATACGTATATGGTGTGTTAGTCTTTGAAGCCATGGCCACCTTTATTGGCCAAGTTTCTGTCCTTTCCCTCAATTATCTTTCTTGA